A single region of the Ziziphus jujuba cultivar Dongzao chromosome 10, ASM3175591v1 genome encodes:
- the LOC107412436 gene encoding glucan endo-1,3-beta-glucosidase produces the protein MRIGLLDNGYGRFVGGCCYSRRNTHHLPTTRIVFSSVAIILLFYFLFLFHPNLVTLILFFYAASAQSIGVCYGQVANNLPPEPEVIKLYHSNRIGKMRIYNPNHSVLEALRLSNIELIVGVANEDLQSIANSATDWVQRNILPYAPDVKFKYIAVGNEIKPQNAESSYVLPAMQNIYNELVAANLQTQIKVSTAIDLSLLGSSYPPSSGLFSATAAPYISPIIGFLANTNAPLLANVYTYFGYLADPANIKLSYALFTEPGVVVRDGQFGYQNLFGAIVDTLYYAVEKAGGPNVEIVVSESGWPSEGGEAATVDNATTYLRNLIGNVKGGTPRKPGKAIETYLFAMFDENQKGPAETERHFGLFSPDQVLKYQISFD, from the coding sequence aattgttTTCTCAAGTGttgctattattttattgttttattttctttttttatttcatccAAACTTGGTAACtttgattttattcttttatgcaGCTTCTGCACAATCTATAGGTGTTTGCTATGGACAAGTAGCCAACAATTTACCACCAGAACCTGAAGTTATAAAGCTCTACCATTCCAATCGCATTGGAAAGATGAgaatttacaatccaaatcaTTCGGTCCTCGAAGCACTCAGATTAAGCAACATAGAACTCATCGTGGGAGTTGCTAATGAAGACCTCCAATCCATTGCCAACTCTGCGACAGATTGGGTGCAGAGGAACATTCTGCCTTATGCTCCTGATGTTAAGTTTAAATATATAGCGGTTGGAAACGAGATAAAGCCGCAAAATGCAGAATCATCATATGTTCTACCAGCTATGCAGAACATATACAATGAACTTGTTGCTGCAAACTTACAAACCCAAATCAAGGTTTCAACAGCAATTGACCTTTCTTTGCTAGGAAGCTCATATCCACCATCATCAGGCTTATTCAGTGCCACTGCAGCTCCATATATAAGCCCAATCATTGGCTTCCTTGCAAACACTAATGCACCACTTCTTGCCAATGTTTATACCTATTTCGGCTACTTAGCGGACCCAGCAAACATCAAGCTAAGCTATGCTTTGTTTACTGAACCAGGAGTGGTGGTAAGAGATGGTCAATTTGGGTACCAAAATTTGTTTGGTGCTATTGTGGATACACTTTACTATGCTGTTGAAAAAGCTGGTGGACCAAATGTGGAGATTGTTGTATCAGAGAGTGGTTGGCCGTCAGAAGGTGGAGAAGCAGCTACTGTGGATAATGCAACTACTTATCTAAGAAATTTGATTGGTAATGTGAAAGGTGGGACTCCAAGGAAACCTGGAAAGGCTATAGAGACTTATTTGTTTGCTATGTTTGATGAAAATCAGAAAGGTCCTGCAGAAACTGAGAGGCATTTTGGTCTCTTTTCTCCAGATCAAGTGCTCAAGTACCAGATTAGTTTTGATTAG
- the LOC107412439 gene encoding zinc finger CCCH domain-containing protein 55 isoform X2, with product MDSYEVTRLIFTKIKNLDPENASKIMGYILIQDLAAKDLVRLAYGPDTLLHSLILRAKIQLGLCSNTSSTPSTPSSPSPLNPIARPNSCSNSSNPFSQSSPRIPNGFDVGRNPSSPSSNSWPLSGFPNNPISPKSSPLLSYDNIRTGSFPLPVFSNHHKNGGDGAGSSDTADEHQLNEYLSFLNESSSSSRVEDLVDPRVELGHGGHDWAQSLNNGDAHFHRRSFSASDACFGSEESALGTGYKPCLYFARGFCKNGSNCKFVHGGFADSVDASGAIVGSPSKLDGFEQHEEIMRMKASQQQRLAAASQFMNGGVSPSQYKYVNYLLQQQNDPQRAAAAAAFIMGEEIYKFGRCRPERNDFLSMASAEKANSASRQIYLTFPAESTFKDEDVSEYFNKFGPVQDVRIPYQQKRMFGFVTFVHPETVRFILSKGNPHFICDSRVLVKPYKEKGKVLDKRQQHQQQQQLERGEFSPCMSPSGLDSREPYDLHLGGRMFYNTQEMLLRRKLEEQAELQQAIELQGRRLMNLQLPDLKSDRLHHHQRSLSVGAPAPLPPQSQALNGQDILPFDGIEQEVTEGLLIDGHNESPSATISITAPVAEQQLQVEGNTASVTKNGTSTGEDEDTNPEDLDLHKSVEHVLPDSLFASPTKSAGDRLSDFSTSAMEAKEGTTFPYESNSALPITSTSYMASQ from the exons ATGGATTCTTATGAAGTTACTAGACTCATCTTCACGAAGATCAAGAATTTGGACCCAGAAAATGCCTCAAAAATCATGGGTTACATTCTCATTCAAGACCTTGCAGCGAAAGATTTGGTTCGCTTGGCCTATGGACCAGACACCCTTTTGCATTCACTCATACTCAGGGCTAAAATCCAGTTAGGGCTTTGCTCAAACACTTCGTCTACACCCTCCACGCCTTCTTCTCCTTCCCCTCTTAACCCCATAGCGAGGCCAAACAGCTGCAGCAACAGTAGCAACCCATTTTCACAGTCTTCCCCAAGAATCCCAAATGGTTTTGACGTTGGCAGGAACCCATCTTCTCCGTCTTCAAATTCCTGGCCGCTTTCTGGGTTCCCAAACAACCCCATTAGCCCGAAGTCGAGCCCTTTACTCTCCTATGACAATATCCGTACTGGGTCATTTCCTTTACCAGTATTTTCTAACCACCATAAGAATGGTGGTGATGGTGCTGGCAGTAGTGACACCGCTGACGAGCATCAACTCAATGAGTACCTATCATTCTTGAATGAGTCGTCGTCATCGTCGAGGGTCGAAGATTTGGTCGATCCGCGGGTGGAATTGGGTCATGGGGGTCATGATTGGGCTCAGTCGTTGAATAATGGAGATGCCCATTTCCACAGGAGGAGCTTTTCGGCCAGTGATGCGTGTTTCGGTTCTGAGGAGTCCGCTTTGGGAACTGGCTACAAGCCCTGCCTCTACTTCGCTAGAGGGTTCTGCAAGAACGGAAGCAATTGCAAGTTTGTGCATGGTGGGTTTGCTGATTCAGTAGACGCTTCTGGTGCCATTGTAGGCTCTCCCAGTAAGCTTGACGGCTTTGAGCAGCATGAGGAGATTATGAGAATGAAGGCCTCCCAACAGCAGAGATTAGCCGCAGCTTCGCAGTTCATGAACGGTGGAGTTTCACCTTCACAATATAAGTATGTGAATTACCTTTTGCAACAGCAAAATGACCCCCAGAG AGCGGCAGCTGCAGCTGCATTCATAATGGGGGAAGAGATTTACAAGTTTGGCCGGTGCAGACCTGAAAGAAACGATTTTTTGTCAATGGCTTCTGCAGAAAAGGCAAACTCGGCTTCAAGACAGATCTACTTGACATTCCCAGCTGAGAGCACTTTTAAAGATGAAGATGTTTCAGAATATTTCAA CAAGTTTGGACCTGTGCAAGATGTAAGGATTCCATACCAGCAGAAGCGAATGTTTGGATTTGTCACATTTGTCCACCCAGAAACTGTGAGGTTCATTCTGTCCAAAGGGAATCCTCATTTTATATGTGATTCACGTGTTCTTGTCAAGCCCTATAAGGAGAAGGGAAAAGTGCTGGACAA GAGACAACAGCatcaacaacagcagcaacttGAGAGGGGAGAATTTTCACCATGTATGAGCCCTTCTGGGCTTGATTCTAGAGAGCCCTATGACCTCCATCTTG GGGGAAGAATGTTCTATAATACACAGGAAATGTTGCTGAGAAGAAAATTGGAGGAGCAAGCTGAGTTGCAGCAAGCCATCGAACTCCAAGGGCGAAGGCTGATGAATCTGCAGCTCCCAGACTTAAAGAGTGATCGTCTCCACCATCACCAGCGCAGTCTTTCTGTTGGTGCTCCTGCCCCTTTACCCCCTCAATCTCAGGCTCTGAATGGTCAAGATATTCTGCCATTTGATGGCATTGAGCAGGAAGTCACAGAGGGTTTGCTGATTGATG GCCACAATGAGAGCCCTTCTGCTACCATTTCTATCACTGCGCCAGTTGCTGAGCAGCAGCTTCAGGTGGAAGGGAATACTGCTTCTGTCACCAAAAATGGCACCAGCACTGGAGAGGATGAGGACACCAACCCTGAAGACCTTGATCTTCATAAAAG TGTGGAGCATGTCCTTCCTGATAGCCTCTTTGCATCTCCTACGAAGTCTGCTGGTGATCGTCTTTCTGATTTCTCAACTTCTGCAATGGAGGCAAAAGAAGGCACCACATTTCCTTATGAAAGCAACTCAGCATTGCCCATCACTTCTACTAGCTACATGGCCTCTCAATAA
- the LOC107412439 gene encoding zinc finger CCCH domain-containing protein 55 isoform X1, whose amino-acid sequence MDSYEVTRLIFTKIKNLDPENASKIMGYILIQDLAAKDLVRLAYGPDTLLHSLILRAKIQLGLCSNTSSTPSTPSSPSPLNPIARPNSCSNSSNPFSQSSPRIPNGFDVGRNPSSPSSNSWPLSGFPNNPISPKSSPLLSYDNIRTGSFPLPVFSNHHKNGGDGAGSSDTADEHQLNEYLSFLNESSSSSRVEDLVDPRVELGHGGHDWAQSLNNGDAHFHRRSFSASDACFGSEESALGTGYKPCLYFARGFCKNGSNCKFVHGGFADSVDASGAIVGSPSKLDGFEQHEEIMRMKASQQQRLAAASQFMNGGVSPSQYKYVNYLLQQQNDPQRAAAAAAFIMGEEIYKFGRCRPERNDFLSMASAEKANSASRQIYLTFPAESTFKDEDVSEYFNKFGPVQDVRIPYQQKRMFGFVTFVHPETVRFILSKGNPHFICDSRVLVKPYKEKGKVLDKRQQHQQQQQLERGEFSPCMSPSGLDSREPYDLHLGGRMFYNTQEMLLRRKLEEQAELQQAIELQGRRLMNLQLPDLKSDRLHHHQRSLSVGAPAPLPPQSQALNGQDILPFDGIEQEVTEGLLIDAGHNESPSATISITAPVAEQQLQVEGNTASVTKNGTSTGEDEDTNPEDLDLHKSVEHVLPDSLFASPTKSAGDRLSDFSTSAMEAKEGTTFPYESNSALPITSTSYMASQ is encoded by the exons ATGGATTCTTATGAAGTTACTAGACTCATCTTCACGAAGATCAAGAATTTGGACCCAGAAAATGCCTCAAAAATCATGGGTTACATTCTCATTCAAGACCTTGCAGCGAAAGATTTGGTTCGCTTGGCCTATGGACCAGACACCCTTTTGCATTCACTCATACTCAGGGCTAAAATCCAGTTAGGGCTTTGCTCAAACACTTCGTCTACACCCTCCACGCCTTCTTCTCCTTCCCCTCTTAACCCCATAGCGAGGCCAAACAGCTGCAGCAACAGTAGCAACCCATTTTCACAGTCTTCCCCAAGAATCCCAAATGGTTTTGACGTTGGCAGGAACCCATCTTCTCCGTCTTCAAATTCCTGGCCGCTTTCTGGGTTCCCAAACAACCCCATTAGCCCGAAGTCGAGCCCTTTACTCTCCTATGACAATATCCGTACTGGGTCATTTCCTTTACCAGTATTTTCTAACCACCATAAGAATGGTGGTGATGGTGCTGGCAGTAGTGACACCGCTGACGAGCATCAACTCAATGAGTACCTATCATTCTTGAATGAGTCGTCGTCATCGTCGAGGGTCGAAGATTTGGTCGATCCGCGGGTGGAATTGGGTCATGGGGGTCATGATTGGGCTCAGTCGTTGAATAATGGAGATGCCCATTTCCACAGGAGGAGCTTTTCGGCCAGTGATGCGTGTTTCGGTTCTGAGGAGTCCGCTTTGGGAACTGGCTACAAGCCCTGCCTCTACTTCGCTAGAGGGTTCTGCAAGAACGGAAGCAATTGCAAGTTTGTGCATGGTGGGTTTGCTGATTCAGTAGACGCTTCTGGTGCCATTGTAGGCTCTCCCAGTAAGCTTGACGGCTTTGAGCAGCATGAGGAGATTATGAGAATGAAGGCCTCCCAACAGCAGAGATTAGCCGCAGCTTCGCAGTTCATGAACGGTGGAGTTTCACCTTCACAATATAAGTATGTGAATTACCTTTTGCAACAGCAAAATGACCCCCAGAG AGCGGCAGCTGCAGCTGCATTCATAATGGGGGAAGAGATTTACAAGTTTGGCCGGTGCAGACCTGAAAGAAACGATTTTTTGTCAATGGCTTCTGCAGAAAAGGCAAACTCGGCTTCAAGACAGATCTACTTGACATTCCCAGCTGAGAGCACTTTTAAAGATGAAGATGTTTCAGAATATTTCAA CAAGTTTGGACCTGTGCAAGATGTAAGGATTCCATACCAGCAGAAGCGAATGTTTGGATTTGTCACATTTGTCCACCCAGAAACTGTGAGGTTCATTCTGTCCAAAGGGAATCCTCATTTTATATGTGATTCACGTGTTCTTGTCAAGCCCTATAAGGAGAAGGGAAAAGTGCTGGACAA GAGACAACAGCatcaacaacagcagcaacttGAGAGGGGAGAATTTTCACCATGTATGAGCCCTTCTGGGCTTGATTCTAGAGAGCCCTATGACCTCCATCTTG GGGGAAGAATGTTCTATAATACACAGGAAATGTTGCTGAGAAGAAAATTGGAGGAGCAAGCTGAGTTGCAGCAAGCCATCGAACTCCAAGGGCGAAGGCTGATGAATCTGCAGCTCCCAGACTTAAAGAGTGATCGTCTCCACCATCACCAGCGCAGTCTTTCTGTTGGTGCTCCTGCCCCTTTACCCCCTCAATCTCAGGCTCTGAATGGTCAAGATATTCTGCCATTTGATGGCATTGAGCAGGAAGTCACAGAGGGTTTGCTGATTGATG CAGGCCACAATGAGAGCCCTTCTGCTACCATTTCTATCACTGCGCCAGTTGCTGAGCAGCAGCTTCAGGTGGAAGGGAATACTGCTTCTGTCACCAAAAATGGCACCAGCACTGGAGAGGATGAGGACACCAACCCTGAAGACCTTGATCTTCATAAAAG TGTGGAGCATGTCCTTCCTGATAGCCTCTTTGCATCTCCTACGAAGTCTGCTGGTGATCGTCTTTCTGATTTCTCAACTTCTGCAATGGAGGCAAAAGAAGGCACCACATTTCCTTATGAAAGCAACTCAGCATTGCCCATCACTTCTACTAGCTACATGGCCTCTCAATAA